From Streptomyces qinzhouensis, one genomic window encodes:
- a CDS encoding FTR1 family protein has protein sequence MDGTILFGLGTGLSVGVVIAPLLAVAARTGRFGLLRPVLLAVGGTFGFFLVLDFGFETGSREPTFETKMVIVAVLSLVSAALIAWAVFEIHRASSQRRPYGPSVRPGYAGVVVAAAALSMGQNGMDQARFIRAAVQTMFGDGAGVLPLAGVSLGFAIATVVALALFHGLLRIRPDRWFFTGTSVLLAVVGAGTLAQGVGTLQAVEVLGGDLTPVYDVYSAVPMDTWYGVALAATVGFSPFPSALYVTVWFLYPVPMLLLLLAPIKFGRSVGGAGAEGKTTTDGESDSGGSATAPGPWDDGDGAGGGGGRTGSDGERLRDGARGAGGRPFGDKG, from the coding sequence ATGGACGGCACGATTCTGTTCGGTCTGGGCACCGGCCTCTCGGTCGGTGTCGTCATCGCCCCACTGCTCGCCGTAGCCGCCAGGACGGGTCGTTTCGGTCTGCTCCGCCCGGTCCTGCTGGCCGTCGGCGGCACCTTCGGGTTCTTCCTCGTCCTCGACTTCGGCTTCGAGACCGGCTCCCGGGAACCGACCTTCGAGACGAAGATGGTCATCGTCGCGGTGTTGTCGCTGGTCTCGGCCGCGCTGATCGCCTGGGCGGTGTTCGAGATCCACCGCGCCTCGTCTCAGCGGCGGCCGTACGGCCCGTCCGTACGGCCGGGGTACGCGGGTGTCGTGGTGGCAGCCGCCGCTCTCTCGATGGGGCAGAACGGTATGGACCAGGCCCGGTTCATCCGGGCGGCGGTACAGACCATGTTCGGCGACGGAGCCGGTGTCCTGCCGCTGGCGGGGGTGTCGCTGGGGTTCGCGATCGCGACCGTGGTGGCACTGGCGCTCTTCCACGGTCTGCTGCGGATCCGCCCGGACCGGTGGTTCTTCACCGGCACGAGCGTCCTCCTGGCCGTGGTCGGGGCGGGGACGCTCGCCCAGGGGGTCGGCACTCTCCAGGCCGTCGAGGTGCTCGGTGGTGACCTGACTCCGGTGTACGACGTCTACTCCGCGGTGCCGATGGACACCTGGTACGGAGTGGCGCTCGCCGCGACCGTGGGGTTCAGTCCCTTCCCGAGCGCCCTGTACGTCACCGTCTGGTTCCTGTATCCGGTCCCCATGCTCCTTCTCCTCCTCGCCCCGATAAAGTTCGGTCGTTCAGTCGGGGGCGCGGGGGCCGAGGGGAAGACGACGACCGATGGAGAGTCCGATTCGGGTGGGAGCGCAACGGCGCCGGGGCCGTGGGACGACGGTGACGGGGCCGGTGGCGGCGGTGGCCGTACTGGCTCTGACGGTGAGCGGCTGCGTGACGGTGCACGGGGAGCGGGCGGTCGTCCCTTCGGCGACAAAGGCTGA
- a CDS encoding bifunctional DNA primase/polymerase: MGDGKGRYRGAGSGLPRESRLAGWLRRRSRDSEPDDSGREDLLLAVAAAGLPLAPAAYPVAYRCSCERIGCPTPGRHPVSFAWQTQSTTDPAQIARWAQGDPEANFITATGMVHDVLDVPLEAGRNALAKLLEQGIEVGPVAEVSGEGEDARALFFTQTRGTPEDEDEWWPCELDCHPETMDEHPGLRWHCRGSYALVPPSRLPGDHAVTWVRGPEHALPEPLTLLGALTDACARYAVDHEEAWPLHH, encoded by the coding sequence ATGGGCGACGGTAAAGGCCGTTACCGCGGCGCGGGGAGCGGGCTCCCCCGGGAGAGCAGGCTGGCCGGCTGGCTGCGCAGGCGCTCACGGGACAGCGAGCCGGACGACTCCGGCCGTGAGGATCTGCTGCTTGCCGTCGCCGCCGCGGGACTGCCTCTCGCGCCCGCCGCGTATCCCGTCGCGTACCGGTGCTCGTGCGAGCGCATCGGCTGCCCGACGCCGGGCCGGCACCCCGTCTCGTTCGCCTGGCAGACGCAGTCCACGACCGACCCGGCGCAGATCGCGCGCTGGGCGCAGGGCGACCCCGAGGCGAACTTCATCACCGCGACCGGCATGGTCCACGATGTGCTGGACGTCCCCCTCGAAGCGGGCCGTAACGCCCTCGCCAAACTGCTGGAGCAGGGCATCGAGGTGGGCCCGGTCGCCGAGGTGAGCGGTGAGGGCGAGGACGCCCGGGCGCTGTTCTTCACCCAGACCCGCGGGACCCCCGAGGACGAGGACGAGTGGTGGCCCTGTGAGCTGGACTGCCACCCCGAGACGATGGACGAGCATCCGGGCCTGCGCTGGCACTGCCGCGGCAGCTATGCGCTGGTGCCGCCGTCCCGGCTGCCGGGTGACCACGCGGTGACCTGGGTCCGGGGCCCGGAGCACGCCCTCCCCGAACCACTGACCCTGCTGGGCGCCCTCACGGACGCCTGCGCGCGGTACGCGGTCGACCACGAGGAGGCGTGGCCGCTCCACCACTGA
- a CDS encoding TetR/AcrR family transcriptional regulator yields MAETDSRHPDSTRRSERSRRAIYEAALGLVIEVGYARTTIEGIASRAGVGKQTIYRWWPSKAAVLLEAFLDLVAPVDPAHDHFPDTGDLEADLKAVLRASVDELTDPRYEGPTRALAAAGIVDETVGAEFLEKLLDPGLKLYTERLAAAQEAGDADPGIDPRIATELFVGPLLHRWLLRTLPLTHDYTDRIVEYALYGLRPRG; encoded by the coding sequence ATGGCAGAGACCGATAGCAGGCACCCCGACTCCACCCGGCGCAGCGAGCGCTCCCGCCGCGCCATCTACGAGGCCGCGCTCGGCCTGGTCATCGAGGTCGGCTATGCCCGTACGACCATCGAGGGCATCGCCTCCCGCGCGGGCGTCGGCAAACAGACCATCTACCGCTGGTGGCCGTCGAAGGCCGCCGTCCTGCTCGAAGCCTTTCTCGACCTGGTCGCTCCCGTCGACCCGGCGCACGATCACTTCCCCGATACGGGCGATCTCGAGGCCGACCTCAAGGCCGTCCTGCGGGCGTCCGTGGACGAACTGACCGATCCGAGGTACGAGGGTCCCACCCGTGCCCTGGCCGCCGCGGGCATCGTCGACGAGACGGTCGGCGCCGAATTCCTGGAGAAGCTTCTCGACCCGGGCCTGAAGCTCTACACCGAACGGCTGGCGGCGGCGCAGGAGGCGGGCGACGCGGACCCGGGCATCGACCCCCGGATCGCCACCGAACTCTTCGTCGGCCCGCTGCTCCACCGCTGGCTGCTGCGGACGCTGCCGCTGACCCACGACTACACCGACCGGATCGTGGAGTACGCCCTGTACGGGCTGCGCCCGCGCGGGTGA
- the ddaH gene encoding dimethylargininase, with product MRSSLRDASPRRYLMCPPAHFQVTYSINPWMDPSKPVDLPLAMTQWEDLRDRYLALGHTVELLAPRPGLPDMVFAANGATVVDGRVLGARFAHREREAEAAVHRDWFRAAGFTEVHEAAHVNEGEGDFAVTASWVLAGRGFRSSPLSHGEAQEFFGRPVIGLDLIDPRYYHLDTALCVLDDTADEIMYYPDAFSPGSRAVLARLFPDALIAAEKDAAALGLNAVGDGRHVLLPQAAVGLFEPLRDRGFEPLGMDLGELLKGGGSVKCCTQEIRAAA from the coding sequence TTGCGCTCATCGCTTCGCGACGCATCGCCCCGCCGTTATCTGATGTGCCCACCCGCGCACTTCCAGGTGACGTACTCCATCAACCCGTGGATGGACCCCTCCAAGCCCGTCGACCTGCCGCTGGCCATGACCCAGTGGGAGGACCTGCGGGACCGCTATCTCGCCCTCGGCCACACCGTCGAGCTGCTCGCCCCGCGCCCCGGACTGCCCGACATGGTCTTCGCCGCCAACGGCGCCACCGTCGTCGACGGGCGGGTGCTGGGCGCCCGCTTCGCCCACCGGGAGCGGGAAGCGGAGGCCGCGGTCCACCGGGACTGGTTCCGGGCCGCCGGATTCACCGAGGTCCACGAGGCGGCCCATGTCAACGAGGGCGAGGGCGACTTCGCCGTCACCGCCTCCTGGGTGCTGGCCGGACGCGGCTTCCGGTCCTCCCCGCTCTCGCACGGCGAGGCCCAGGAGTTCTTCGGCCGGCCGGTGATCGGCCTCGATCTGATCGACCCCCGCTACTACCACCTGGACACGGCCCTGTGCGTCCTCGACGACACGGCCGACGAGATCATGTACTACCCGGACGCGTTCTCACCGGGTAGCCGCGCGGTGCTGGCGCGGCTCTTCCCCGACGCGCTGATCGCCGCGGAGAAGGACGCGGCGGCCCTCGGGCTGAACGCGGTCGGCGACGGACGGCACGTACTGCTGCCGCAGGCGGCCGTGGGGCTCTTCGAACCCCTGCGGGACCGCGGATTCGAACCGCTCGGGATGGACCTGGGCGAGCTGCTGAAGGGCGGCGGCAGTGTGAAGTGCTGTACGCAGGAGATCCGCGCCGCGGCCTGA